One Trichoderma asperellum chromosome 5, complete sequence genomic region harbors:
- a CDS encoding uncharacterized protein (EggNog:ENOG41), giving the protein MGASATDAQAQADQERKLKKEARKAERKAKKLAESLEKEAGDGEEKSAKTKKVKKADKNPALEAQILLAEKNRDEYLEKSKTLEAEAQKLLKQAEEATKMYKQITKALEKVTESGDSKLLVSLIGDGGHDVGTPSDEDDETKEQEAKSEKKKDKKKRKSGDVEIAKVEAAAPTQEASDADEKPKKKKKHSKSQSEATDGKRKRQDDAAEAPAGKKEKKEEINIEGLEGGSARQDKFLRLLGGKKAGASIAKPGSIAASKNDSVKAEAAIQRQYEAGMQLKESGHKRRGLGA; this is encoded by the exons ATGGGTGCATCAGCTACTGATGCGCAGGCGCAGGCCGACCAAG aaCGAAAACTCAAGAAGGAGGCTCGCAAAGCTGAGCGCAAGGCAAAGAAGTTGGCAGAGTCTCTGGagaaagaagctggagacggagaagaaaagtctgccaaaaccaaaaaggttaaaaaggCAGATAAGAACCCTGCCCTAGAGGCACAAATTCTGCTGGCAGAGAAGAATCGTGATGAGTACTTGGAGAAGTCGAAGACtcttgaggctgaggctcaGAAGTTGTTGAAGCAAGCTGAAGAGGCAACCAAGATGTACAAGCAGATTACTAAAGCTCTCGAG AAAGTAACTGAGAGCGGCGACAGCAAACTCCTTGTGAGCCTCATCGGCGACGGCGGCCACGATGTCGGCACTCCaagtgatgaagacgacgagacCAAGGAGCAGGAGGCCAAgagtgagaagaagaaggataagaagaagagaaagagtggCGATGTCGAGATAGCCAAGGTGGAAGCAGCTGCACCTACTCAAGAGGCCAGCGATGCCGACGAGAaacccaagaagaagaagaagcattcGAAGTCGCAGTCCGAGGCGACTGacggcaagagaaagaggcagGATGACGCGGCCGAAGCACCGGCCggcaagaaggaaaagaaggaggagatcAATATCGAGGGCCTCGAAGGAGGATCCGCACGCCAAGATAAGTTTCTCAGACTCCTAGGGGGCAAGAAGGCCGGCGCCAGTATTGCGAAGCCAGGCAGCATCGCCGCTAGTAAGAATGACTCAGTCAAGGCCGAGGCAGCCATCCAGCGCCAGTACGAGGCCGGTATGCAACTGAAGGAAAGCGGCCACAAACGCCGTGGTTTGGGTGCGTAG
- a CDS encoding uncharacterized protein (TransMembrane:1 (o121-139i)), which translates to MACLYQPGPWNPRQWSPENRVPQITRREWIHPRLSLLEDRRLCWDQLWGNAITGQVQFHGTNRAASPCHAGSPPIQRLAIPYNPWASPDTTHIVTWNHPFFFHAHSTALTGSHQHTQTQNIIFYSVVFLIITCAIISLCEF; encoded by the coding sequence ATGGCTTGCCTCTACCAGCCGGGACCCTGGAATCCGCGCCAGTGGAGCCCTGAGAATAGAGTACCGCAGATCACTCGACGTGAATGGATCCATCCACGGCTGTCGCTGCTCGAGGACCGGCGACTGTGCTGGGACCAGCTCTGGGGCAATGCCATCACAGGCCAAGTTCAGTTTCACGGCACGAACAGAGCCGCCTCGCCGTGCCATGCGGGCAGCCCCCCCATTCAGCGACTTGCAATTCCCTATAACCCCTGGGCAAGTCCCGACACCACGCATATTGTGACTTGGAACCATCCATTCTTTTTCCACGCCCACTCAACAGCTCTCACCGGCTCTCACCAGCATACCCAAACACAAAATATCATCTTCTATTCAGTGGTGTTTCTCATTATTACGTGCGCCATCATCAGCTTGTGCGAGTTCTGA
- a CDS encoding uncharacterized protein (EggNog:ENOG41), translated as MPAVQRSESLLYSPDFSSSKNSDCSSPAKRSKTSVQDTEWSDVTDPEERRRIQNRVAQRKFRTKAREQKERAEREARDKEHAGNSYRIPDSDNINTETELSGLPWGSMNLSLFVARGHEAESRKASRRGVHQSDGFTSPNYTSSFDSNMRQSASYSSSGANDIYPEDNSYVYDACFIGQAFPTL; from the exons ATGCCGGCAGTCCAAAGATCAGAAAGCCTCTTGTATAGTCCCGACTTCTCATCCAGCAAGAACAGCGATTGCTCTTCACCAgccaaaagaagcaaaactaGTGTACAAGACACAGAGTGGTCCGATGTAACAGACCCAGAGGAGAGGAGACGGATACAAAACCGTGTCGCACAGCGCAAGTTCC GCACAAAGGCCAGAgaacagaaagaaagggCGGAGCGCGAGGCCAGAGACAAGGAACATGCTGGTAACAGCTACCGTATTCCTGACTCAGACAATATCAACACAGAAACAGAACTCTCAGGCTTGCCATGGGGCAGCATGAACTTGAGTCTCTTCGTGGCTCGAGGACACGAAGCCGAAAGCCGAAAAGCCAGCCGTCGAGGCGTACACCAAAGTGACGGCTTCACCTCTCCGAATTATACATCATCTTTTGACTCTAACATGCGCCAGAGTGCGAGCTATAGTAGCAGCGGCGCTAACGATATTTATCCAGAGGATAATTCGTATGTTTATGACGCGTGCTTTATTGGCCAAGCTTTTCCCACGTTATGA